The sequence GAATATGTGGATTACAACGATATTAACGCCATTGAGGAAGCGATCACCAATATTGATGAAGGTGATCGCCGAGTTGCCGCTATTATGATTGAACCTTTACAGGGTGAGGGTGGAGTGCGCCCGGGGGATTTAGATTATTTCCTCCGATTAAGAAAAATTTGTGACGAAACTGGTATTTTATTAGTATTCGATGAAGTCCAAGTGGGCGTCGGGCGCACTGGAAAAATGTGGGGTTATGAAAATTTGGGGGTCGAGCCTGATATTTTCACCAGTGCTAAAGGTTTGGCTGGAGGTATTCCCATCGGAGCGATGATGTGTAAGGCTTTTTGTGATGTCTTTGAGCCGGGTAATCATGCCAGTACCTTCGGCGGTAATCCTTTCGTTTGTGCTTCTGGTTTGGCAGTATTAGAAACCATTGAAAAGGAAAATATTTTACAAAATGTTCAGGCAAGAGGTGAACAATTACGCACTCGGTTACGGGCGCTGGTTAGTAAATACCCTCAATTATTTACTGAGGTAAGAGGTTGGGGCTTAATCAATGGTATGGAAATTAAAGCTGATATTGATTTGACTTCCGTTGACATTGTTAAAAAGGCTATGGAAAAAGGCTTATTACTGGCGCCCGCCGGTACAAAAGTATTACGTTTTGTGCCTCCTCTCATTGTTTCCAGTGACGAAGTTAATCAAGCTAGTCAGATTTTAGATGCTACTATCGCTGATTTAGTTGGTTAAATTTTTTTGGGCAAGGGGTTTAAACCCCTTGTTAACAGAAACTAGAGTTAATGGTGGGCAATGCTTACTTTATTTTTTTTTAATAGGGCAAACGCATACTCAGGAAGAT comes from Cyanobacterium sp. T60_A2020_053 and encodes:
- a CDS encoding aspartate aminotransferase family protein is translated as MSSATLTINSPQTEQDTFNRYVMNTYGRFPVTMTKGEGCKLWDTEGKEYLDFVAGIATCTLGHAHPALVEAVSAQIQKLHHISNFYYTPEQGQLAQKIVENSCADKVFFCNSGAEANEAAIKLVRKYAHTVLEFLDQPVILTAKASFHGRTLATVTATGQPKYQKHFAPLMPGFEYVDYNDINAIEEAITNIDEGDRRVAAIMIEPLQGEGGVRPGDLDYFLRLRKICDETGILLVFDEVQVGVGRTGKMWGYENLGVEPDIFTSAKGLAGGIPIGAMMCKAFCDVFEPGNHASTFGGNPFVCASGLAVLETIEKENILQNVQARGEQLRTRLRALVSKYPQLFTEVRGWGLINGMEIKADIDLTSVDIVKKAMEKGLLLAPAGTKVLRFVPPLIVSSDEVNQASQILDATIADLVG